In Anaerolineales bacterium, the following proteins share a genomic window:
- a CDS encoding class I SAM-dependent methyltransferase → MLAFKQIFWKHWYQYLTRRIGSAPVTFLNYGFWPPEGETVELQPEDEVNRAAIQLYHHVASGDTLNGKNVLEVSCGHGGGASFVKRYHKPKMYTAIDQNKNAIEYNRKAHGALGIDFRTGDAQALDFPEDHFDAVLNVEASHCYPRQDAFFHSVYRVLRRGGKFLYADFRTVADEPKVERDIHAAGFDIASKTDITAHVLRALTRNSKWYRQLAHQFAPKILHPFAEMFAAVEGSSIYNMFVNRDYIYFSYQLSKAD, encoded by the coding sequence ATGCTCGCCTTCAAACAAATCTTTTGGAAACACTGGTACCAATATCTTACGCGCCGCATTGGCAGCGCGCCTGTCACATTTTTGAACTACGGCTTCTGGCCCCCCGAAGGCGAGACGGTGGAACTCCAGCCCGAGGATGAGGTCAACCGCGCCGCGATCCAACTCTATCACCACGTCGCCAGCGGCGATACTCTTAACGGCAAAAACGTGCTCGAAGTCAGTTGCGGGCATGGCGGCGGCGCGTCGTTCGTCAAACGCTATCACAAACCGAAAATGTACACGGCGATTGACCAGAATAAAAACGCCATCGAGTACAACCGCAAAGCGCACGGCGCGCTCGGCATTGACTTCCGTACCGGCGACGCGCAAGCGCTCGACTTCCCTGAAGATCATTTCGACGCGGTACTCAACGTCGAGGCTTCGCATTGCTACCCGCGGCAGGATGCGTTTTTCCACTCGGTCTACCGCGTCCTGCGGCGCGGCGGAAAATTCCTCTATGCCGATTTCCGCACGGTGGCAGATGAGCCAAAGGTCGAGCGCGACATCCACGCGGCGGGCTTCGACATCGCCTCGAAGACCGACATCACCGCGCACGTGCTGCGCGCCCTCACGCGCAACAGCAAATGGTATCGTCAACTCGCCCATCAGTTCGCGCCGAAGATTCTGCATCCGTTCGCCGAGATGTTCGCGGCGGTGGAGGGGAGCAGTATCTACAACATGTTCGTCAATCGGGATTACATCTACTTTTCGTATCAACTCTCCAAAGCGGACTGA
- the pheS gene encoding phenylalanine--tRNA ligase subunit alpha has translation MLDQLNEIEKAAMESLQSVTDSTALEAWRVSHLGRSSPLMSVFAGLGKLSKEERPVVGQGANRVKVALEAALEARAKLVKEAALAKSLEEDALDVTLPGRGIHVGRLHPSTQQLRKVLSILADMGFQVYTSREVETDEYNFQLLNFPPNHPARDMQDTFFVEAEGRGDNPILLRTHTSPGQIHAMREFSAMNPDNPPPIRIALPGMCFRYEQITARSEIQFNQVEGLVVGENITFADLKGTLIDFARRMFGQDARTRFRASYFPFTEPSAEMDIECFVCGGKGCSVCKNSGWLEILGCGMVHPVVLQNGGYDPARYSGFAWGMGPERQLMLRYKIDDIRYFWGNDLRFLDQF, from the coding sequence ATGTTAGATCAACTAAACGAAATCGAAAAAGCCGCGATGGAGTCATTGCAATCCGTCACGGATTCAACCGCGCTGGAGGCGTGGCGCGTGTCGCATCTGGGGCGGAGCTCGCCGCTGATGTCGGTCTTCGCGGGGTTGGGGAAACTGTCGAAGGAGGAGCGACCCGTTGTAGGTCAGGGAGCGAACCGTGTGAAAGTGGCGCTCGAAGCCGCGCTGGAGGCACGCGCCAAATTGGTGAAAGAAGCCGCGCTGGCGAAATCCCTCGAAGAAGACGCGTTGGACGTGACGTTGCCTGGACGCGGAATCCACGTGGGGAGGTTGCATCCGTCTACCCAGCAGTTGCGGAAGGTGTTGAGCATTCTCGCAGACATGGGCTTTCAGGTGTACACGTCGCGTGAGGTGGAGACGGATGAATACAATTTTCAACTGCTGAACTTCCCGCCGAACCATCCCGCGCGCGATATGCAGGATACGTTTTTTGTCGAGGCGGAGGGGCGCGGCGATAACCCGATTTTGTTGCGGACGCATACCTCGCCTGGGCAAATTCACGCGATGCGCGAATTTTCGGCGATGAACCCAGACAACCCGCCGCCGATTCGCATTGCGTTGCCTGGTATGTGTTTTCGTTATGAGCAGATCACTGCGCGCTCGGAGATTCAGTTCAATCAGGTGGAGGGACTCGTCGTCGGCGAGAACATCACGTTCGCCGATTTGAAAGGGACGTTGATTGATTTTGCCCGCCGCATGTTTGGGCAGGACGCGCGCACGCGTTTCCGCGCGTCGTACTTCCCGTTCACCGAACCGTCCGCCGAAATGGACATCGAATGTTTCGTGTGCGGCGGCAAGGGATGCAGCGTCTGCAAAAATTCGGGCTGGCTGGAGATTTTGGGTTGCGGCATGGTGCATCCCGTCGTCCTGCAAAACGGCGGATATGATCCCGCGCGTTATTCGGGTTTCGCCTGGGGCATGGGACCTGAACGCCAGTTGATGCTGAGGTACAAGATTGACGACATCCGCTATTTCTGGGGCAACGACCTCAGGTTTTTGGATCAATTCTAA
- the pheT gene encoding phenylalanine--tRNA ligase subunit beta, with protein sequence MKIPISWLKDYIDLDGLSVEDIARKLTLAGLEVDEIKYAGLAMPEYKDGEKHEFKTSGIGWDKEKLVVAEIREVMPHPNADRLTLLDLFDGEQNQTVLTGAPNIFHLKGTGKLAKPIKAAYAKEGSTIYDGHADGLVLTTLKRAKIRGVESYSMVCSEKELGISEEHEGIILLDDDAPVGMSLADYMGDAVLDISILPSMARNANVLGVARELAALTGRELKKPTIKLKTSGGSVEELVSIEITNPELNPRFVLGLIRDIEIKPSPYHIQRRLRLAGMRPINNIVDATNYAMLDVGEPLHAFDYDVLVGRVGQVGNLPHKIKIITRPAKDGEKLTTLDGNERTLTSANVLVCDEKGSLALAGVMGGLESEVTDKTKTVLLEGANWNSINTRKTAGQHNLQSEASFRFSRGVHPALAEQGVKRGLQLMAEWSGGVIAPGLVDVYPLKPKDPTIAVTPKDVKRLLGIELTAKQIAELLTRLEFKCTVEKNVVKAKTPPHRLDIGEGVVGLADVLEEVARVYGYDRIPETRMSDSLPLQLGNPKHEWEERVRDILSTLGLQEVVSYRMTSSERESRLVLYNEYVELANPIAPERSVMRRSLLASVLESAENNARGESVSLFEIGPVFEPQQNGLPNEPRKLAIVMTGARLASAWDVKDSPAYDFYDMKGRIELLLSGLRLSGISYTPADAVSFLHPGKAAEVKVNGQTVGVFGELHPLVKEKYDFEESSVIVAEFDLDALRNAAPSYGITPVSEFPPVFEDIAVIVDEGVAAERVESLIRQTGGKTVTRVRLFDVYRDEKIGAGKKSLAYNLTYQSDKTMTDAEAAAIRTKIVKRLEHEVGAKLRS encoded by the coding sequence ATGAAGATACCTATTTCATGGCTCAAAGATTACATTGACCTCGACGGTCTCTCCGTTGAAGACATTGCCCGCAAGTTGACTCTGGCTGGTCTTGAAGTGGACGAGATCAAGTACGCGGGCTTGGCAATGCCCGAATACAAAGATGGCGAGAAGCACGAGTTCAAGACCAGCGGCATCGGCTGGGACAAGGAAAAACTCGTCGTGGCGGAGATCCGCGAGGTGATGCCGCATCCCAACGCGGACAGGTTGACCTTGCTCGATCTGTTCGACGGGGAACAGAATCAAACCGTGCTGACGGGCGCGCCGAATATTTTCCATCTCAAAGGGACAGGCAAACTTGCCAAGCCCATCAAAGCCGCGTACGCCAAGGAAGGCTCGACAATTTACGATGGTCACGCGGACGGGTTGGTGTTGACCACCCTGAAACGTGCCAAGATTCGCGGCGTGGAATCCTATTCGATGGTCTGCTCCGAAAAAGAACTTGGCATCTCTGAAGAACACGAGGGGATCATCCTGCTCGATGACGACGCGCCTGTGGGAATGTCGCTCGCCGATTACATGGGCGACGCTGTGCTGGATATTTCCATTTTGCCGAGCATGGCGCGCAACGCGAACGTACTCGGCGTGGCGCGTGAACTTGCCGCGTTGACTGGACGGGAACTTAAGAAGCCAACGATCAAATTGAAAACTAGCGGCGGTTCAGTCGAAGAGTTGGTTTCCATCGAAATCACAAACCCCGAACTCAACCCGCGCTTTGTGTTGGGATTGATCCGCGACATTGAAATTAAACCCAGCCCGTATCACATTCAGCGACGGCTGAGGCTGGCGGGGATGCGTCCCATCAACAACATCGTGGACGCGACGAACTATGCCATGCTCGATGTTGGTGAGCCTTTACACGCGTTTGATTACGACGTTCTCGTGGGGCGCGTAGGGCAAGTTGGCAACTTGCCCCACAAGATCAAAATCATCACCCGCCCTGCCAAGGATGGCGAAAAACTCACCACGCTCGATGGCAACGAGCGAACGCTTACCTCGGCTAACGTGCTTGTCTGCGATGAAAAAGGATCGCTCGCGCTGGCTGGAGTCATGGGTGGACTTGAATCCGAAGTGACCGACAAAACGAAGACGGTCTTGCTCGAAGGTGCGAACTGGAATTCGATCAACACGCGCAAGACGGCGGGACAGCACAACTTGCAGTCTGAGGCGTCATTTCGATTTTCGCGCGGCGTGCATCCTGCCTTGGCGGAACAGGGCGTGAAGCGCGGGCTTCAGCTCATGGCGGAGTGGTCGGGCGGAGTTATCGCGCCTGGGCTGGTGGACGTGTATCCGCTCAAGCCGAAAGACCCGACGATTGCTGTCACGCCGAAAGACGTCAAACGCTTGCTTGGCATCGAACTCACGGCGAAACAGATCGCTGAACTGCTCACGCGTCTCGAATTCAAATGCACGGTCGAGAAGAATGTCGTCAAAGCAAAAACCCCGCCGCATCGCCTCGACATTGGCGAGGGCGTTGTCGGTCTCGCGGATGTGTTGGAGGAAGTGGCGCGCGTCTACGGCTACGACCGCATCCCCGAAACGCGCATGTCCGATTCGCTTCCGCTGCAGCTGGGCAATCCTAAACACGAGTGGGAGGAACGCGTTCGCGATATTCTCAGCACGCTTGGTTTGCAGGAGGTTGTCAGTTATCGCATGACTTCGAGCGAACGCGAGAGCCGCCTCGTTTTGTACAACGAGTATGTTGAATTAGCGAATCCCATCGCGCCCGAACGCAGTGTGATGCGTCGCAGTTTGCTCGCCTCGGTTCTTGAAAGCGCCGAGAACAACGCGCGCGGCGAATCGGTTTCGTTATTCGAGATCGGTCCCGTTTTCGAGCCGCAACAAAACGGACTCCCCAACGAGCCGCGCAAACTTGCGATTGTCATGACGGGCGCTCGCCTCGCCTCCGCATGGGATGTGAAAGATTCGCCTGCGTACGATTTCTACGACATGAAAGGCCGCATCGAACTCCTTTTGAGCGGACTGCGCCTTAGCGGCATTTCCTACACCCCAGCCGACGCGGTCTCGTTCCTGCATCCCGGCAAAGCCGCCGAAGTGAAAGTGAACGGGCAAACCGTCGGCGTGTTCGGTGAATTGCATCCGCTTGTGAAAGAGAAATATGATTTCGAAGAATCGTCAGTCATCGTCGCCGAGTTTGACTTGGACGCGTTGCGAAACGCCGCGCCGAGTTATGGAATCACGCCCGTCTCCGAGTTCCCGCCAGTGTTCGAGGATATCGCCGTCATCGTGGATGAAGGGGTGGCGGCAGAACGCGTCGAGAGCCTCATCAGGCAGACCGGCGGAAAGACCGTGACCCGCGTCCGCTTGTTTGACGTCTACCGCGATGAAAAGATCGGCGCGGGGAAGAAGTCGCTGGCGTACAATCTCACCTATCAATCGGATAAAACGATGACCGACGCCGAAGCCGCCGCGATCCGCACGAAGATCGTCAAACGGCTGGAGCATGAAGTCGGCGCGAAGTTGCGAAGTTGA
- a CDS encoding NBR1-Ig-like domain-containing protein translates to MRKNKLLIWLGALTLVMACLPTASTPFPTLAPGAINTYIAQTAEAASTQTAVAAPPSETPSATPRPTFTGTTSPSPTITFVFILPGLGVSGTPTLPGLGSGTSASKYGCNVFSTEPANNTVFAPRTDFEAKWGVKNIGKETWYRATMDYVYYKGAKLHKVASYDIPKGAETGKNVYLTVEMAAFKDRGTYTTQWALKEDNVYFCPMTLTIIVE, encoded by the coding sequence ATGCGCAAAAATAAACTATTGATCTGGCTGGGAGCATTGACACTGGTGATGGCGTGCCTGCCAACGGCAAGCACGCCGTTCCCTACCCTTGCTCCCGGCGCGATCAATACGTATATCGCTCAAACGGCAGAAGCCGCCTCCACACAAACCGCTGTGGCGGCGCCGCCGTCTGAAACGCCGTCTGCCACTCCCAGACCAACCTTCACAGGGACCACATCTCCCTCCCCCACGATCACCTTTGTTTTCATCCTGCCGGGTTTAGGCGTTTCCGGTACACCGACGCTTCCCGGGCTTGGCAGTGGAACGAGCGCTTCCAAGTATGGATGTAACGTGTTCAGCACGGAACCGGCGAACAATACTGTGTTCGCTCCACGGACCGATTTCGAGGCGAAATGGGGAGTCAAGAATATCGGCAAAGAAACCTGGTACCGCGCCACCATGGATTACGTTTATTACAAAGGAGCCAAACTTCATAAGGTGGCTTCGTACGATATTCCCAAAGGGGCTGAAACAGGGAAGAATGTTTACCTAACTGTGGAAATGGCGGCATTCAAAGACCGCGGCACGTATACGACCCAATGGGCATTGAAAGAAGATAACGTTTATTTTTGCCCCATGACCTTGACGATCATTGTGGAATAA
- a CDS encoding NBR1-Ig-like domain-containing protein has protein sequence MTHHTKRILFTALSILFLVSACLPQPQATPDPVDIANQVATSVALTVSAAQAQTEAAQPVATNTTLPTQTEAVPPSPTALIPSATPFVIVPPTATIVVSSGGGGGGTAPKPALDCTPINNKPRDLTVFKKGNEFDIVWTIVNTGTKTIPANLDIKYISGTKLMKNPTDTFREFGVDLKPGESVKIIIDAIAPAEKGKHVMEWIVEGNLCRPYVAIVVE, from the coding sequence ATGACACACCACACGAAACGAATCCTATTCACCGCGCTCAGCATCCTCTTTTTGGTCAGCGCCTGCCTGCCGCAACCGCAGGCAACGCCTGACCCGGTGGATATTGCGAATCAGGTCGCGACGTCGGTCGCGCTGACCGTCTCCGCCGCGCAGGCGCAGACCGAAGCCGCGCAACCCGTGGCGACGAACACCACGCTTCCAACCCAGACGGAGGCTGTCCCGCCCTCGCCGACCGCGCTCATCCCTTCGGCGACTCCGTTCGTGATCGTTCCGCCCACTGCGACGATCGTTGTCAGCAGTGGCGGAGGCGGAGGCGGAACGGCGCCCAAGCCCGCGCTGGATTGCACGCCGATCAACAACAAACCGCGCGACCTCACCGTCTTCAAAAAAGGCAATGAGTTCGATATCGTGTGGACGATCGTCAACACCGGCACCAAGACCATCCCGGCTAATTTAGACATAAAATACATTAGCGGAACAAAATTGATGAAAAATCCGACCGACACCTTCCGCGAATTCGGCGTGGACCTCAAACCGGGCGAATCCGTGAAGATCATCATTGACGCGATCGCCCCCGCCGAAAAAGGCAAGCATGTGATGGAATGGATCGTCGAAGGCAATTTGTGCCGTCCCTACGTCGCGATCGTTGTCGAATGA